The sequence ACAAAATCTGCATTTTCAGAGCTAATCCTATCACTGATGAGAGTAAATCTCATGTCTCTTTAGGATAAATGCTTTCTTTGTCTCCTGGCACCTTGTTTCTGGGAGAACATAATTAATTAAGTTTGTACATTAAATAATAACTTAGTGATGTGAAAGCTAATTCCCTTCCCTTGTATCTCCATCTCTTTTCCCAGGAGAAATGGGTATACCTCAGAAAGGAAGAGTGACAGTCcatctttttaatctttttccttGCTTTTCCCAAATGCAACCCTTTGCTCCTGTCTCTGGGACACACAAGGTTCTGACCTTACCCTTCCCTAATAACCTATCCAAGCCTAGTGGCTTCAAAGCCCAAATGAAGTTGCTCCTACTCCCTGAagacttcctttctctctccaagCCTGACTCTTATTGTACTTACCACACAATTCACTTGGTGTATTTATTGCCTTGTTTGCACTCCTGTTTGACTTTTCATATGGCTACAAGATTAAGTGCTTTTAGAGCAGCAAACATGGGTTATGTCTCTTTGATTTTCCTAAGATGCTTAGCATATAGTAGATATTCAGTAGTTTTAGTTGATAAAGGATAGTCTGTCCTTAGCATCTCTAACAAGCCCTGGGGAGTAGGTCTTTGGGATCTATTTCTTACTAGGTCATTCTTAGGTCAACAGAGATAACTTGTTTTGTTCTATCACACTGGGGACAAATCTCCATGATCAGCTTCAGAGTAGACCCCTTTGGAACCAGCTGTATTTGAATCTATGGGGTGGAAGGAGGGTAAAGCATAATGTTCACTACCTTTTTGTTGGCCCACCTGCCTTTTTGTGGCTCCAGTCTGCCTGTTTGTATCAAACTTGCCATAACCAAGTTGCAGCActgtctttttaaagaataagCCATAATATAGAGAATACACCTGGATCACAAGTTAAAATATTGGAATGATGCCATTGTTTTATCATATGCAGCAAATTTCCTCActtctttcagttataaaatagtcATAACTATAGTTAAAGTCTAAACTGGAGAAGTAATTTTTGGGTTATAGTTCATAGAACAAGAGTAACGGATTTAATTGTTGAGGTTGCAGGAAAATAAGTATTCTCATATGCTGTTAATGGGAGATGTGTAAAGAAATTCAGCTGTTTTTTAGTGGGGAGAGGAATTTGGCATCACAGGTATACCTCGTTTGGTACAACCCAAGCAATGCTGACTCTTCATAATGTTAGTCTTGAgactaatttttatattaaaacacaCACGCAAGCTCTCTCTTCTGGAAAAGATAGTAAAGCAAATGTTAACACTTTGAAACACTCCCTCTGTTCAACATATATAGGCATGATAGATAAAGTATGAAAAGAGATAACAAAAACGCATACATGGACACAAAAACAAGATAAGCATTTCTGTGAAGCCTGAATGGAATACTGAGTGGGGCTGAAGTGAATGCTGGGCTCTCATCCAAAGTAGGCAGTAGCAGCCAGGAGCACAGCTCTTGCCAGTAAAGGGGACTGCAAATGCACCCAGCAAGATAAGAAACTGGAGCCTGGTCACTGTTTAAAGCCCAAGGCCCCCACTCCCAAAAGGAAGCTGAAAAGAATAGCAGTTAACTGGATGCTGGAGCTGGTGCTTCAGAGGAAACCGTGCATCTGGGGTGCCTCCCAACCAGGAACTGAGTCAACCTGCCCACTGTCTCCCTGACTGGATCTGTGAGATCCTGACATCACAGAGGAACATCAAAACACCATAAGACCTAATGGTGGActggggggctgggggttgggtgCAGGAAACCACAAAACAGCACGCGAGAGGTGGTGGAAACAATCTCCTTCTCAGAATGAGCCTACCACCCAGAACACATGAAGAAAACTATGCTAAAAAGGCTGTCAACAAAATTAGCTGTTGGAACATTGATTCACTTGAGATGAaacaatgaatttaaaataaacatatttaaagtggTCAAAGAGATAAAGATATAACACAAAAAAGTAGATAGATATGACATAAGAGCAAATGGatataaaaaattgacaaatctaaaaaataaagaagtcacTGAATTTAAAAGTATCAGCAGGTAGAATAACTAGACTGTACTCAGTTGTAGAAAGAAGTAATGAATTAGGTAAGAGTCTTGAGTTCACCCAGAGCTCAGCACAGAGAGACAGGGAttaaaaagcacacacacacccatgaaAGATCCATTGAGAGGCTCTAACATACATTTAATAGGAATCGCAGAAAAAAGTGGAAGAAATGATGGAGCAATTTTTGAagcaatattttatagatattttgctaaaattttccaaaattgaagAAAGGCAAGTCCTTAGCTACAGATATTGAGCAGGATTAATCCACATGCATTCAAAATTAAAGTGAAACTGTGGAAGATCTGGGATTAAAGGTAAACTCTTAAAACCATGGTGAAAGATAGATTGAGCACTAAAGAAGAAACTCAAGCTGACAGCAGGCTTCTCATCAGCAAAAATATAGgccagaagaaaatggaataatattttaaagtgctGAAGGGAAATTAACCGTCAACACAGAATTTTATAACTTACTAAACTATTATTCAAGAATGAAAGCAATATAGACATGCTCAGACATAAGAGGTATATGAGTTTTCTATCCACAGACCCTTATTAAAAGGATTATTAAGGGATATCCTTCAACCAAAAGGAAATTGAACCCAAGGAAAAGATCTAGGATCTAAGAATGAGcacataatttaataaatatataatcacaATTAACtataggttatttttttttttaattatgtgttTTAAGAGAAGCTAAAACAAACTCTGGGAAAAACAAAATGGGGTAGTTCAGTGGGTAGTTAAAACATGCTTGGAAGGGAGGTAGGACACTGAAAaacttttgtgtgtatgttttaagAAATTGTAGACAACTTCTATCACAGAAATACAGTCTGCACCTTCCTAACGAGCTGAGGCAGGATGGGAAATAGGAACTATGGAAAATGTTAGCAATGCAATagaagacaggaagaaggaaggaaagttatatataaaaataaaaaatatagaaataaatccaaacaCCAGTAAATATCCACATGTGAGTGAGTAAAATAATGTAATGGATAAAATTcacttgtgaaaaaaaaaaaaaaaaggatttttgaaAAATCCATAAAGCagacacctgaaaaataaaagcacagacaAAGTTGCAAAATAGAGATTACGGAACaatataaaaaaacagaaaaacctgGTGGAGCACTGTTAATGTTAGACGGCATTTAGCCCTCCCATCTTCAAGAATGCACCCTTTGTCAAAACAAGACATATATTTGAGTTTTAAAACGTGCATAAATGcttgtaaccaccaccaccaacaggaTACAGAAGAATCTCAAGCCCCCAAGGAATGCGCTGGTGCGGAGCCTCTGCAGCGAACCTCTGGCCACTGCGGATCTGTTCTCTGTCCTATTTATTGTACAGAATGCCATGTAAAATCAGCATGTAATTTTTTTAGACTGGCACTggttttaatagaaaaataactaaatgcaCATCATCACTGGaatgtttttaataaattgtAGCACATCCACACTATGTAATTCTGTAGTCCTTAGAATGAAGTAGATCTCTATGTGCAGTGTGTTAAGGTCTCCAAGACATACTATGAAAGTGAAAAGCTCAAGGTGCAGGAACAATACTTATAGCAAGATCCCACATGTTTATATGTGGTATGTATGTAAATGCACAGATATAGATCTGGAAGTGTGTACACCAGCCTTGTGAGGGCTCACTAAGGAATGGCACGGGGGTAGGGAAAGGTGAAGGGAGGACTCTACCTGTgttaaaaataactgttttttaaaaacgaTTTAtgatagcaaaaaataaaatatttagacaaAGCTTAACAATAAATGTCCAAAATCTATGTGAGGAAAGCTATAAAGCactcttgaaagacacaaattagaTATGAACAAGTGGAAACACACCATAGAGAGGAAGAATCAACAccataaagatgtcagttcttcttaAACTAATTTATAAATGTGATGTAATCCCAGTAAAAATACCCccaaggtttttttttctggatcTAGACAAGTTGATTATAAAATTCATTGTGAAAGGCAAGCATGGAAAACAAGACAAGCATTTATCACACTAATTACTGATTTAGATGTCTTTCTCCTGTGCGTGGCCTTAACTGGCCTATTGTTCTTGGTGTCCTAACATAATTTCTGACATATAGTGGGTACTCCACGATGGTTGACTTTCCTGACAGCACACTCAGAACTACTGAGCACTTATGTTCTACATGtcctaccccacccccagccatgtCATTTATATCTCTAGCATGTAATAGATAAGCTGGCCCTTATTTATGTTGCTCTATCTTTGTTATTTCAAGTAGTTTCTCTGAAGCTAagtggttttgtttggttttgttctaGTATGCTTTAACCTCAGCCCTTTGGGGTCTCATTTTTGCAAATGTGATACTTTTTTAACTTGCTACCATAGGTGAGTTCTGCTTTTTACTGCAATGCTTTTCTGGAAACTGCCTAAATtaagtagattttatttttatatgataaTAATGGGTGTTATGATTCTAACAAAGGAGTGAGAATCAAATAACCTTTGTCAAAGATATATCATACAATCAAAGATGTAGGCATGATCAttagtgatttaaaatattttaatatacactATTAAAAGACTATTAATTTTGCATTGACCATGCAAGATATTTTAATATGTGATAAAGGAGGCCCATACTCTACATAAAAATGCATCTCTTTGCTGGTATAAATTCGACAATTAcggttttaaatatttgatttcttttaccAGATCTGAGCAGCATTTCAGGGCGTGGTTTCAATggcttgtttccttttttaaggaAGCTTGAATTTTCGCTTCGTTTCTCTTGAAAACACTTCCCTGTAGAAAGCAAAAGCAGGAAATTCAGTTTATTTCATTGACATTAGAATTAAGGAAGCTTAGTGTTGTGTTATCgcaaaataattttcattgtgTTATCgcaaaataattttcattgtgTTATcgcaaaataattttcaaatgagAATTCATGAATCCAAATTTTATTGAGCTCGTTTCTCCAATTGCTGCAACCCTTTGGTTTCTTTTCCAGAAATATTACCTAGATATTATCACAGTCATGGAACAATTTTACATGTGTATTTTTATTCCTCCAGGGACTTTAATTGTGAAAACTGGAGgagcattttatacatttttgtcaCCTAGATGTCAGCTGCTCCTTAGGATCTAGAGGATATTGGGTCAAATTCCAGTCGATGGCCCTCTCCAAGTTCTGGCCGACTCCTGGAAAGATTAGTTCTCATCGTCCCAGTTCCTGCTTCCAGGGAAACAGTTTAGACTATAGATTTTTACCATCCTAGGCAAACTCTCCCTGTCtgtacagttttgttttgttttttggtgaggaagactggctctgagctaacatccattgccaatcctcttcttcttcttcttttttttttttttttgctgaggaagattagccctgagctaacgtctgtgcccatcttcctctgttttgtatgtgggatgccaccacagcatggcttgatgagtggtgcataggtccatgcctgggatccgaacctgtgaaccctgggctaccaaagtAGAGCGagcgaactttaaccactatgccaccaggctggccctgtctGTACAGTTTTGATCTAAGTATGAAATCTGGTCCCTTTTTGCTGTGATTTCTACAAAATTCATTCATAaaaggtgtttgtgtgtgtgtgtttagcagATTTTACTAAAGATTTGGGGAAGATTGAAAGATATTTACAtctcaaaatagaaataatgaatgCATACTCCAGCCTCCTATCATGTTGCTTGACCTATTTCCTTCTATTGTAGCCCCTCTCTACTCTGCTGACTTACCTCCTCCTACCTCCAAGCCTGTTGGTCCTAATACAGTGTAGGTAGATTAGCCATCTTTTTTGCTTTGGCTTCATCTGACCTTTCTCTCAGTGACTCATCCTCTGTGTACCTCTCCTCCTCATTCTCAAACTAACTTAGATATTTTCCTTAACATAGATGATTTCATTCAAGAATTATTCTCATATCCAATTTTAGGATTTCCAATTTAGGATTTAATCTCATATCCGATTACTCTCATATCCGATCTTTCTCACCTTGCTATATTTTGGATCAGATTCTCATTCAtcttgcttttgtgtgtgtgtgtgtgtgtgtgtgtgtgtgtgaggatgattaacccttagctaacatccaatgccaatcctcctctttttgctgaggaagactggccctgggctaacattcgtgcccatcttcctctactttatatgggacgtggccacaccatggcttgacaagcagtgcgtagatccacaccctggatccgaacctgcgaaccccgggcttcCGAAGTGGAGCtcttgaacttaactgctgcaccactgggccagcccgtcATCTTGCTTTTTTAATGCCCCCCACCACCCATTTctttcccctccttctctccctctacaGAAACATACCATGTAGCTCTAGTCTCAAgcctttttcctcccaaagccttCTGAGAGTTGCCCCTAGAAGAAAATGGTGGAATTCCTCCGCGTTGTGAGGTGTGTATGAGCTGGTGGTGATGGTCTAAGCCTCAGTGTTCTGGAGAGTGGGATGGTGGGGCGGGCGTGTTTTCTCCCTGCTCATACCCCAAGCACTCTCCCTTAGTCCTGCACCAGCAGCCTGGAACCCTACAATTAttcctttgaaatttgttttgCAGCCTTTCTTTAAAGTTTGTTTTGCACTCTCATCTTTAAATTACTGGGTAAAGACAAGTGAGTTATACGTTTAATTAAACttctcaaaagagcagaaaaggtgACACAAAAACTTTCAAGTTCTTACAAGCTGCTGTTATTTACAAAGATACCACAAAAACACCCTTTACCCCCTCCTGTGGCTGTTTCACTGTTGAAATCTTCACACTCTACCGTTGGGCTCCGTAACCTGCCCCGTTCATTTCATCATCCTGATTTAGACAACCTGCGTCGCATTCTTTGGGAATTCTACTCTGAACTGCCTTTCTGCTGGTGTCTTCTTATGATATGTTCTCTCCACAGCATGAGCAGCTACTGCTCTTATTGACTAACATCCAGTGCTTTTTCTACTCTGTGCTCATTTCTGAGTAGTTAACAGCTTCTGGAAAATAGATCGCTGGCTTTACCCTCCCGGGATTTAAAAtaggcacattttaaaaattatatctttctggggccagcccggtggcatagtggttaagttcgtgcgctctgcttcagcggcccaggttcgtctGCCAGATCCCAGACtggacctacacgccactcagcaagccctgctgtggcgtgtcccacatataaagtggaggaggattggcatggatgttagctcagggaccatcttcctcaagcaaaaagaggaagattggcaacagttgttagctcagggccaatcttcctctccaaaagaaaaaaaaaattatatatatatatatatatatatatatatatatgaagattGAAAGAGAAATATGACATCAGAAGGCTGAAAGGAACTTCGAGATGGTCTATGTATTACCCTGTTACATTGGGCTGTTCTCTATACAGCTATCCTAGCAGAAGCTTGGTGAAATGCGTGGACAGTGTGGAGAGGTGGAGGAATAGTAGGCTGTAAACAGGAGACACGTTTCAATTCCTGCTCTACCATTTCCTAGccatgtgaacttgggcaagttacttaagttcTCTGAACCTTAAGTGGTTTCTTCTTCTGGATAATGGGGAGAATATTACCTACCTCCCTAGCATGACAGATGCTAGCCAATCACATGCCTTTGTACAGAATATAAAAAggcatcctggggctggcccgtggtgtagtggttaagtttgcacgctctgcttcggcggcccaggattcacgggttcagatcctgggcacagacctgtgcaccacttatcaagccatgctgtggcaggcatcccacgtataaaatagaggatgatgggcacaggcATTTCTTCCACATTTCCTCCTTCCAATCCTTTTATTTCTCATACACAAGCTAATATAATCTTGGGAGCCATCCAATTCAAGATTGAGTCTGATAAAGGGATGTACTTCCCAGACCAGTAACTGATTCTCCCAGGCTCCAGTGACAGAAAAAGATGCAAATTTGTTAAAATATGTGAATGttctttaaagatttattttgttGTGAATTGTTCCGTGTCGTAACAAAACTGCTGTGTTTTATATCATAACTTAGACATGATGAACAAagtcatatatttcatttttccagCATGTGGGCTAAGAATAAAATCTTGGTGCTGGAATTGAACGTTGTATTCTCCAGGCAAAGGAAATGGACATTTATTGGATGTTATTGCTGCTTTCTTCACCCTAATGACATTATGAAAGCTCTTtgaataatataatttgaaaatattgtttCTGTGTTTCAGGTCATGCAAGACAAGATAATCTGCCTTCCGAAAAGAGTTCAGCCTTCTCAGAACCACTCTTCCGTCTCGAATGTCTCTCAAGCAGTTGCCAGTACCACCCCACTGCCTCCACCTAAACCATCTCCTACCAACTCTGTCCCGGTGGAAATGAAAGGACTGAAGACGGATTTGGACCTTCAGCAGTACAGTTTTATAAACCAGATGTGTTATGAGCGAGCCCTCCACTGGTATGCCAAGTATTTCCCTTACCTTGTCCTCATCCATACCCTGGTCTTCATGCTCTGCAGCAACTTTTGGTTCAAATTCCCTGGTTCCAGCTCCAAAATAGAACATTTCATCTCAATCCTGGGGAAGTGTTTTGACTCTCCTTGGACTACACGGGCTTTATCTGAAGTGTCTGGGGAGGACTCAGAAGAAAAGGACAACAGGAAGAACAACATGAGCAGGTCTAACACCATCCAGTCTGGTCCAGAAGGTAGCCTGGTCAACTCTCAGTCATTAAAGTCAATTCCTGAGAAGTTTGTGGTTGACAAATCCACTGCAGGGGCTCTGGATAAGAAGGAAGGCGAGCAAGCGAAGGCCTTATTTGAGAAGGTGAAGAAGTTCAGGCTGCATGTAGAAGAAGGTGATATACTATATGCTATGTATGTGCGCCAGACTATACTTAAGGTTATAAAATTCTTAATCATCATTGCATATAATAGCGCCCTGGTTTCCAAAGTCCAATTTACTGTGGACTGTAATGTTGATATTCAGGACATGACTGGATATAAAAACTTTTCTTGCAATCATACCATGGCACACTTGTTCTCAAAACTCtccttttgttacctgtgctttgTAAGTATCTATGGATTGACATGCCTTTATACGTTATACTGGCTCTTCTACCGTTCTCTAAGGGAATACTCTTTCGAGTATGTCCGGCAGGAGACTGGAATTGATGATATTCCAGATGTGAAGAATGACTTTGCTTTTATGCTTCATATGATAGATCAGTATGATCCTCTGTATTCCAAGAGATTTGCAGTGTTCCTGTCTGAAGTGAGTGAAAACAAATTAAAGCAGCTCAACTTAAATAATGAGTGGACTCCCGATAAactgaggcagaagctacagaCGAATGCCCATAACCGGCTGGAATTGCCTCTTATCATGCTCTCTGGCCTTCCAGACACTGTTTTTGAAATCACAGAGCTGCAATCTCTGAAACTTGAAATCATTAAGAACGTAATGATACCAGCCACCATTGCACAACTAGACAATCTCCAAGAGCTCTCTCTACACCAGTGCTCCGTCAAAATCCACAGCGCGGCACTCTCTTTCTTGAAGGAAAACCTCAAAGTCTTGAGCGTCAAGTTTGATGATGTGAGGGAGCTGCCCCCTTGGATGTATGGACTTCGGAATCTGGAAGAGCTGTACCTGGTTGGCTCTCTAAGTCACGATATTTCCAAAAATATCACCCTTGAGTCTCTGCGGGATCTTAAAAGCCTTAAAATTCTTTCTATCAAAAGCAACGTTTCTAAAATCCCTCAGGCAGTCGTCGATGTTTCCAGCCATCTCCAGAAGATGTGCATACATAATGATGGCACCAAGCTGGTGATGCTCAACAATCTAAAGAAGATGACCAACCTGACAGAGCTAGAGCTGGTCCACTGCGACCTGGAGCGCATTCCTCACGCTGTGTTTAGCCTGCTCAGCCTCCAGGAATTGGACCTCAAAGAAAATAATCTGAAATCCATAGAAGAAATCGTTAGCTTTCAGCACTTGAGAAAGTTGACAGTGCTAAAACTGTGGCATAACAGCATCACCTATATCCCAGAGcatataaagaaactcaccagccTGGAGCGTCTGTCCTTTAGTCACAATAAAATAGAGGTGCTGCCTTCCCACCTCTTCCTATGCAACAAAATCCGATACTTGGACTTGTCCTACAATGACATTCGCTTTATCCCACCTGAAGTCGGAGTTCTACAAAGTTTACAGTATTTTTCCATCACTTGTAACAAAGTGGAGAGCCTTCCAGATGAACTCTACTTCTGCAAGAAACTTAAAACTCTGAAGATTGGGAAAAACAGCCTATCAGTACTTTCACCGAAAATTGGAAATTTACTATTACTTTCCTACTTAGATGTTAAAGGCAATCACTTTGAAATCCTCCCTCCTGAACTGGGCGACTGTCGGGCTCTGAAGAGAGCTGGTTTAGTTGTAGAAGATGCTCTGTTTGAAACTTTGCCTTCTGATGTCCGGgagcaaatgaaaacagaataacttatttttgtttaaagtttGACTGACATGCTTCTACCAAATACAGTATAAATAATTAGATAGTCTTAATgcctttcctattttatttttattttttctttttcacacgAAACAAAATGTACACAAAGATTGAGTAAGGAGTatgtgttttttaataaaaatttaattgtattttttcaacattaatattttaaagatttatttgtcCTGAAACGTAATGTATCTATTATTGTTTTCTACTGAAAGAAATAGATAGTTCCATCTGATCGGTGTTTtggggtttttggttttttttcaatTCATTCTTGTGAAAGGGAGGGAATTTTAAGTTGCATgctttttggtattttttaaatagatgagGATATTTTGCCAAGGTCATTTTTAGCTTGTTTATACCCGTAAAGAGTCCTTGTTTTTGTATTCATTGTGTCTGTACCAAGGAATCTGTGCTAGTTATTTTAATAACAACTGCCTTCTCCATTTTGGCCAAGTCCTTCATTCTACAGAAAACTCTTATCTGGAGTTTAAATTCACATAAGTGCATTGTCAcagactattatttttaaattttcccccCACCTCCAACAGAACCCTAAATTATGTTACTTCATATACCTGATAGTTCAAGTTATCCTTCGGCAAAGATATTGTAAGTGTGTGAAGAAAATAATCTTCCATGGTTGGCATGCTTGAATTGGTCATTTATAATTTAACTGATTTGCATTTttaccaacattttaaaaatatttaaaaactaaatacagAGGCTCCCCGCCCACCCCGACCTTGAATTCCAATATGGCTATATAGTACTAGTGAACAACCTTAGAAAAGctagatttattttaattaaaatagttaattaaatttaaaaatcagaattagaAGCCTGTTTTTTGAGTAATTTAATCATCTTTAATATCTTGATATGTGGGTACGTCAGATGGAAAAAATTTCACTACTAAATCACTCTGTTAAAGAGATGGTGCACTCTACTCAGGCCCGCTGACTCCTCCGGCAGTGTGGCAGTGGTAATCTATTCAAGTTCTGCCTGTTGCACAAAATAATCCACTtatatatattacacacacacatattaatcAATTTCCCTCAAGTCTG comes from Diceros bicornis minor isolate mBicDic1 chromosome 4, mDicBic1.mat.cur, whole genome shotgun sequence and encodes:
- the LRRC8C gene encoding volume-regulated anion channel subunit LRRC8C; amino-acid sequence: MIPVTEFRQFSEQQPAFRVLKPWWDVFTDYLSVAMLMIGVFGCTLQVMQDKIICLPKRVQPSQNHSSVSNVSQAVASTTPLPPPKPSPTNSVPVEMKGLKTDLDLQQYSFINQMCYERALHWYAKYFPYLVLIHTLVFMLCSNFWFKFPGSSSKIEHFISILGKCFDSPWTTRALSEVSGEDSEEKDNRKNNMSRSNTIQSGPEGSLVNSQSLKSIPEKFVVDKSTAGALDKKEGEQAKALFEKVKKFRLHVEEGDILYAMYVRQTILKVIKFLIIIAYNSALVSKVQFTVDCNVDIQDMTGYKNFSCNHTMAHLFSKLSFCYLCFVSIYGLTCLYTLYWLFYRSLREYSFEYVRQETGIDDIPDVKNDFAFMLHMIDQYDPLYSKRFAVFLSEVSENKLKQLNLNNEWTPDKLRQKLQTNAHNRLELPLIMLSGLPDTVFEITELQSLKLEIIKNVMIPATIAQLDNLQELSLHQCSVKIHSAALSFLKENLKVLSVKFDDVRELPPWMYGLRNLEELYLVGSLSHDISKNITLESLRDLKSLKILSIKSNVSKIPQAVVDVSSHLQKMCIHNDGTKLVMLNNLKKMTNLTELELVHCDLERIPHAVFSLLSLQELDLKENNLKSIEEIVSFQHLRKLTVLKLWHNSITYIPEHIKKLTSLERLSFSHNKIEVLPSHLFLCNKIRYLDLSYNDIRFIPPEVGVLQSLQYFSITCNKVESLPDELYFCKKLKTLKIGKNSLSVLSPKIGNLLLLSYLDVKGNHFEILPPELGDCRALKRAGLVVEDALFETLPSDVREQMKTE